A genomic region of Thermoanaerobaculia bacterium contains the following coding sequences:
- a CDS encoding amidohydrolase family protein, with protein MRTSQIWLLLVLSAAHLPAQQGANPPAPSDDPAQLSFMQYDPPSTLKVSEHPVPRAKFPFVDVHSHQFGLTEAEVRTLVEEMDKLNMAVMVNLSGRGFERTTGPDGQPRFALKAPQYMRDAMALTERLAPGRLVHFTNVDFSRVGAADWPAAAVAELEADIAAGARGLKIYKGLGMDTVDVAGKRIAVDDPRLAPIWAACARRGVPVLIHTADPAPFWQPRDKDNERLYEMIEIPGRWRDPAENTPWEQLISEQHNLFRANPKTTFINAHLGWLGNDLGRLGKLMDEAPNVMTEIGAVLAELGRQPRFAHDWLVKYQDRVMFGKDSWEPSEYPPYFRVLETADDYFPYYRRRHAFWKLYGLALPDEVLRKLYYENALRVIPGLDRSRFR; from the coding sequence ATGCGCACCTCGCAGATCTGGCTTCTGCTCGTCCTCTCCGCCGCCCACCTGCCGGCCCAACAGGGGGCCAACCCTCCGGCCCCCTCCGACGACCCGGCGCAGCTCTCGTTCATGCAGTACGACCCGCCGTCGACGCTCAAAGTCTCCGAGCATCCGGTGCCGCGGGCGAAGTTCCCGTTCGTTGACGTCCACTCGCACCAGTTCGGCCTCACCGAAGCCGAGGTGCGGACGCTCGTCGAGGAGATGGACAAGCTGAACATGGCGGTGATGGTGAACCTCTCGGGCCGCGGCTTCGAACGCACGACCGGCCCGGACGGCCAGCCGCGCTTCGCCCTCAAGGCGCCGCAGTACATGCGTGACGCGATGGCGCTCACCGAGCGGCTCGCTCCCGGAAGGCTCGTCCACTTCACCAACGTCGACTTCTCGCGCGTCGGCGCCGCCGACTGGCCGGCGGCAGCGGTCGCTGAGCTCGAGGCCGACATCGCGGCCGGCGCGCGCGGCTTGAAGATCTACAAGGGCCTGGGGATGGACACGGTGGACGTCGCCGGCAAGCGCATCGCGGTCGACGACCCGCGCCTCGCGCCGATCTGGGCGGCCTGCGCGCGGCGCGGCGTGCCGGTGCTGATCCACACCGCCGATCCGGCGCCGTTCTGGCAGCCCAGGGACAAGGACAACGAGCGCCTCTACGAGATGATCGAGATCCCCGGCCGCTGGCGCGACCCGGCGGAGAACACGCCGTGGGAGCAGCTCATCAGCGAACAGCACAACCTCTTCCGCGCCAACCCGAAGACGACCTTCATCAACGCGCACTTGGGCTGGCTCGGCAACGACCTCGGGCGGCTCGGCAAGCTCATGGACGAGGCGCCGAACGTGATGACCGAGATTGGCGCCGTGCTCGCCGAGCTCGGCCGCCAGCCGCGCTTCGCGCACGACTGGCTGGTGAAATACCAGGACCGCGTGATGTTCGGCAAGGACTCGTGGGAGCCGTCCGAGTACCCACCCTACTTCCGCGTCCTCGAAACCGCCGACGACTACTTCCCCTACTACCGCCGCCGCCACGCCTTCTGGAAGCTCTACGGCCTCGCCCTCCCCGACGAAGTCCTGCGCAAGCTCTACTACGAAAACGCCCTGCGGGTCATCCCCGGCCTCGATCGCTCGCGGTTCCGCTGA